From Spirosoma aerolatum, one genomic window encodes:
- a CDS encoding M12 family metallo-peptidase, whose amino-acid sequence MKNIYTIVFTGLLICLTTFATAQTPLTCGVDDRNLPDSTIRLMGQLPRLMAAQNARKAAGERNVCRIAVEIDSDTYLEFEKDTNRIRSYFLERIEQASKIFEREINTQLVVVYFHIWKDTEADPYRGELDMFRLSTIFSNKWATQFNQIPYDKRVYFPTKSVTGAGGLGGGNQAISANGTDLSTLSHELGHCFGSPHTHNCSWPGGPIDYCSTAEGDCYTGALQTIQGTIMSYCQVVNNALNITFHPLCQALMTDYAVKSLPKLSAANQAPVLPTQLALSGIPFMYWNGQAMAERYDVEVASDVDFAQKIISDTTQVNGYTMSKLAVGQTYYVRVRSVNRLGTSAWSTICQLQRVVVGVAPPILLVPTQDQRLIPYNNGICQMAVQPVEIATGYEMQFTQSTDPLFKYSSAISTSTASFTVSLNRRGTVLWRTRAIVGNTKGPWSAIGRFVINPASYNIWLPFLANNAAPLTFPYVFNKPHDHTEIQMTLATDTTFAKPISARTTTNTMSYYFALGMAENLQPNTQYYIKVEEWNTHILDYPTGLLTRTVIPFKTGSAKMPDGWSFINNIHNPDWPVGSNVGALVLSPTAAWIGTANGLARISLDSLTIRFYTPKNTNGKIGNVGAILTTDDQGNVWLANRKSVNVFKNSFAVPYYQLGKIAEQTVDLTEAVVYNTNANYSSISLSPKLFHSYNAIYEQKADTLAKFYTAPENRGINQTVARAGIVWILQYNGSSATAPYELVRLNTLTRTTQVFNADNTPQLRKYLNRIVIDGLGNLWVSQLDLTFSFPPLARYDGQTWTTFSQNSTMPISYVNNMASDPLGNLYVIDNASPRGIFKYDGLSWKKITTMPLNDIGTMSADINGNLWFSGSAYQVIRYSACANVATPTLTVSKQTIEIGESATLQAAGCSDVIWSWASETETVTNRLVRGTNQLLVKPEVNTTYRARCYTGSCAGADTVLSVTVLPKLSLMQTGKTVYCPGDSLTVGYGVQGKVVNPNQYWFVVKSAGKTTTLPATVRGGTVSMPISNTFTPGQYVFFLEASQPVVRTRDSLQITVSALPTAELSSNKLTFPLGDSALVSITLTGSTPWQFTRWDNQIIRADNSPYVVSLKANQPTNYSLSITGLSDANCATGTIKNSMVISALALANEPLLLEGISVYPNPVTDQITIELKAGTAPLARLQLRDEQGRDIRQKNLAGRSFREQWDMRGLPSGSYVLHIETQDGRAANWKVVKQ is encoded by the coding sequence ATGAAAAATATATACACTATTGTCTTTACGGGTTTGCTAATTTGCTTAACCACATTTGCTACTGCACAAACACCTCTCACTTGCGGAGTTGACGACCGAAATCTCCCTGATAGTACCATTCGGCTGATGGGGCAATTGCCTCGCCTGATGGCAGCACAAAACGCGCGTAAAGCGGCTGGTGAACGGAATGTATGCCGAATTGCCGTAGAAATTGATTCTGACACGTATCTGGAATTTGAGAAAGATACCAACCGAATACGAAGTTATTTTCTGGAACGGATTGAGCAGGCATCGAAGATTTTCGAGCGTGAAATCAATACCCAGCTGGTCGTTGTTTATTTCCATATCTGGAAAGATACCGAGGCTGATCCGTATCGGGGGGAACTGGATATGTTCAGGCTATCTACAATTTTTTCGAATAAATGGGCTACCCAGTTCAATCAGATTCCCTACGATAAGCGGGTGTATTTCCCAACCAAATCCGTAACGGGAGCAGGTGGTTTGGGTGGTGGTAATCAGGCTATATCGGCTAATGGAACTGATCTTTCGACACTTTCTCATGAATTGGGCCATTGTTTTGGTTCACCCCATACGCACAACTGTTCGTGGCCCGGTGGCCCTATCGATTATTGCTCAACTGCTGAAGGTGATTGTTATACGGGGGCTCTGCAAACGATCCAGGGTACTATCATGAGCTATTGTCAGGTGGTAAATAATGCACTCAACATAACGTTTCATCCCCTTTGTCAGGCGTTAATGACTGATTACGCAGTGAAGAGCCTGCCTAAACTGTCGGCCGCTAACCAGGCACCCGTGTTGCCCACTCAATTGGCGCTGTCGGGTATACCATTTATGTACTGGAATGGTCAGGCGATGGCCGAACGGTACGATGTGGAGGTTGCCAGCGATGTTGATTTCGCGCAAAAAATCATCAGCGACACCACTCAGGTGAATGGTTATACCATGAGCAAACTGGCAGTGGGGCAAACATACTATGTTCGGGTTCGATCTGTAAACAGATTAGGTACTTCAGCCTGGTCAACTATTTGTCAATTGCAGCGTGTAGTGGTTGGAGTTGCTCCCCCTATTCTGCTGGTACCAACGCAGGATCAGCGGTTAATCCCTTACAATAACGGTATTTGCCAGATGGCGGTACAACCTGTGGAAATTGCTACGGGTTACGAGATGCAGTTTACACAGTCAACGGACCCGCTCTTTAAATACTCATCGGCTATTTCAACATCAACGGCCTCCTTTACGGTCAGTTTGAACCGTAGAGGAACAGTTTTATGGAGAACCAGAGCGATTGTGGGTAATACGAAAGGCCCCTGGTCGGCAATAGGTCGGTTTGTGATTAATCCGGCATCGTATAATATTTGGCTACCGTTTTTGGCAAACAATGCTGCTCCGTTAACGTTTCCATATGTTTTTAATAAACCCCACGACCATACAGAGATTCAGATGACGTTGGCAACTGATACGACATTTGCCAAACCAATATCAGCCCGAACGACTACCAATACCATGAGCTATTATTTCGCGCTTGGAATGGCCGAAAACCTACAGCCCAACACGCAGTATTACATTAAGGTAGAAGAATGGAATACGCACATACTGGATTATCCGACAGGGCTTCTTACACGGACGGTTATACCGTTCAAAACAGGTAGCGCCAAAATGCCGGATGGCTGGTCGTTTATAAACAACATACATAATCCAGACTGGCCAGTGGGCAGTAATGTAGGGGCGCTGGTACTGTCGCCAACGGCCGCCTGGATCGGTACGGCCAACGGCCTCGCACGAATCAGCCTGGATAGTTTAACAATACGTTTCTATACGCCTAAAAACACCAATGGCAAAATCGGCAATGTGGGGGCCATCTTGACGACTGACGATCAGGGCAATGTTTGGCTGGCAAATCGAAAATCAGTTAACGTTTTTAAGAACTCCTTTGCGGTGCCGTACTATCAGTTAGGGAAAATTGCCGAACAAACCGTCGACTTGACTGAAGCAGTGGTATATAACACGAACGCTAATTATTCATCGATTAGCCTTTCACCTAAGTTATTTCATAGCTACAATGCTATTTATGAGCAGAAAGCCGATACACTGGCGAAGTTCTATACCGCTCCCGAAAATCGGGGTATAAATCAGACGGTGGCCAGGGCGGGCATAGTTTGGATACTACAATATAACGGTAGCAGCGCTACTGCGCCGTATGAGTTGGTACGATTGAACACCCTAACCCGCACCACTCAGGTATTTAATGCTGATAATACACCACAACTGAGAAAGTACCTCAATCGCATAGTTATCGATGGATTAGGTAATCTGTGGGTGTCGCAGTTAGATTTGACCTTCTCATTTCCACCACTGGCCCGATATGATGGGCAAACCTGGACGACATTCAGCCAAAATAGCACAATGCCTATTTCGTATGTCAATAATATGGCCAGCGATCCATTGGGAAATTTATATGTAATCGATAACGCGTCTCCTCGTGGAATCTTTAAATATGATGGACTTAGCTGGAAGAAAATAACGACTATGCCGCTAAATGACATAGGTACCATGAGCGCTGATATCAACGGCAATCTGTGGTTTAGCGGCAGTGCCTATCAGGTAATACGGTACAGCGCCTGCGCAAATGTGGCTACACCAACCCTGACAGTCTCTAAGCAGACCATTGAAATTGGCGAGAGTGCTACACTTCAGGCGGCTGGCTGCTCCGACGTGATCTGGTCATGGGCCAGCGAAACCGAAACGGTCACGAACCGTCTGGTTCGGGGAACTAATCAACTGCTCGTAAAACCCGAAGTCAACACCACCTATCGGGCGCGGTGCTATACTGGAAGTTGTGCCGGAGCCGATACCGTTCTGTCAGTGACCGTCTTACCCAAACTTTCCCTAATGCAAACTGGCAAAACGGTTTATTGCCCCGGCGATTCACTGACGGTCGGATATGGCGTACAAGGAAAGGTAGTCAACCCAAATCAATACTGGTTTGTGGTGAAATCGGCTGGTAAAACAACGACCTTACCCGCTACGGTTCGGGGGGGTACGGTGTCGATGCCCATATCGAATACATTTACCCCTGGTCAGTATGTGTTCTTTCTGGAAGCCTCCCAACCCGTTGTGCGCACACGCGACTCACTTCAGATCACTGTGTCGGCATTACCTACTGCTGAGCTCAGTAGTAATAAGCTTACGTTCCCACTCGGCGACAGTGCACTTGTTTCTATTACATTAACGGGATCAACACCCTGGCAGTTTACACGTTGGGACAATCAGATTATACGCGCCGATAATTCGCCTTATGTAGTGAGCCTTAAAGCCAATCAGCCAACGAACTACAGCTTATCGATCACTGGGTTGAGCGATGCCAACTGTGCTACGGGTACTATCAAAAACTCCATGGTGATCAGCGCGCTGGCATTGGCCAATGAGCCGCTTCTGTTGGAAGGAATTAGCGTATACCCAAATCCAGTAACTGACCAGATAACGATTGAATTAAAGGCGGGTACTGCGCCATTGGCCCGACTTCAATTACGCGATGAACAAGGGCGCGACATTCGTCAAAAAAACCTTGCAGGGCGATCATTCAGGGAACAGTGGGATATGCGGGGCCTGCCTTCGGGATCCTATGTTCTGCACATTGAAACGCAGGATGGCCGAGCGGCCAACTGGAAAGTGGTCAAGCAATAA
- a CDS encoding polysaccharide deacetylase family protein, which produces MKLILTSLLLTLATQIALAQTETYAEKLGFPKGKKVVILHVDDAGMSYDSNIGTINAIDKGIANSTSVMMPCGWVPHFFAYLKEHPNVDAGVHLTLTSEWKNYRWYPIVGRDKAPGLYDGQGSFWPEVADVVAHATPDEVEAEVRAQLARYRSFGFQPTHMDSHMGTLFEPKFIERYVKVAIDEKIPILFPGGHAALISKTNRLAAPMQQMARQLGKQLWDAGLPVLDDLDGSITSLNLPAGAKDSDLQKFKTQKFIELLNTVQPGLTYIIMHCTAPTPTFDLISSSGQSRKGDMLGMMDPVLKAYIEKEGIIVTTWRELMERRKKL; this is translated from the coding sequence ATGAAATTAATCCTAACCAGCCTCTTGCTCACGCTCGCAACCCAGATTGCTTTAGCCCAAACCGAAACCTATGCCGAAAAGCTGGGGTTCCCAAAGGGTAAAAAGGTCGTTATTTTACACGTCGATGACGCGGGGATGAGCTATGACTCAAATATCGGAACGATCAACGCTATTGACAAGGGCATTGCCAATTCCACCAGCGTTATGATGCCCTGTGGATGGGTGCCTCATTTCTTTGCCTATCTGAAAGAACATCCCAATGTCGATGCGGGTGTCCATCTGACGCTCACCTCCGAATGGAAAAACTACCGTTGGTATCCCATCGTTGGTCGTGATAAAGCACCGGGGCTCTACGATGGCCAGGGTAGTTTCTGGCCCGAAGTAGCCGATGTTGTCGCCCATGCTACACCCGATGAAGTAGAGGCCGAAGTTCGGGCCCAACTGGCTCGGTATCGGTCATTCGGGTTTCAGCCTACCCACATGGATTCGCACATGGGCACGCTGTTCGAACCTAAATTTATTGAGCGCTATGTAAAAGTGGCTATCGACGAAAAAATCCCGATTCTGTTTCCCGGTGGCCATGCGGCACTCATCAGCAAAACGAATCGACTGGCCGCGCCTATGCAGCAAATGGCCCGACAATTGGGCAAACAGCTCTGGGACGCGGGATTACCGGTACTCGATGACCTGGATGGAAGCATCACCAGTTTGAACCTGCCTGCCGGAGCCAAAGACTCGGATTTACAAAAATTCAAAACCCAGAAATTCATCGAACTGTTGAACACTGTACAGCCAGGTTTAACCTACATCATCATGCACTGCACTGCCCCTACGCCAACGTTTGATTTGATCAGTAGTTCGGGGCAATCGCGGAAGGGCGATATGCTGGGCATGATGGACCCAGTTCTCAAAGCTTATATCGAGAAAGAGGGCATCATTGTAACCACCTGGCGGGAATTAATGGAACGACGGAAAAAATTGTGA
- the greA gene encoding transcription elongation factor GreA — protein MGKISYYTEEGLNRLKAELNELKTKGRAAIARQIAEARDKGDLSENAEYDAAKDAQGLHELKISKLEEVLSNARVLDESTIDTSLVSVLSKVKIKNKKNGAVVTYTLVSEEEADLKAGRISVSSPIGKGLLGKRVGDVAEIKVPAGIMEFEVIEIGR, from the coding sequence ATGGGAAAGATTTCATACTACACCGAGGAAGGACTCAACCGGCTCAAGGCGGAATTAAATGAGTTGAAAACCAAAGGCCGGGCGGCTATTGCCCGTCAGATTGCCGAAGCCCGTGATAAAGGTGATCTTAGCGAAAACGCTGAGTATGATGCCGCTAAGGATGCGCAGGGTCTTCATGAGCTGAAAATATCGAAGCTGGAAGAAGTGCTTTCCAATGCACGTGTTCTAGACGAGTCGACCATCGATACATCGCTGGTGTCGGTACTGTCGAAGGTTAAAATCAAGAACAAGAAAAACGGCGCTGTGGTAACCTACACGCTGGTATCGGAAGAAGAAGCCGATTTGAAGGCGGGTCGTATCTCCGTGAGTTCACCTATCGGAAAAGGGCTGCTGGGCAAGCGGGTCGGAGATGTCGCCGAAATTAAGGTACCTGCCGGTATTATGGAGTTTGAAGTAATTGAGATTGGACGATAA
- the fmt gene encoding methionyl-tRNA formyltransferase, whose protein sequence is MSTPLRIIFMGTPDFAVASLQRLLGAGYQVVAIVTAPDRPSGRGLQLTPSPVKKAAEAANLPVLQPEKLRDPAFLEQLASYQADLQVVVAFRMLPEVVWAMPTIGTFNLHGSLLPQYRGAAPINWAVINGETETGVTTFFIEKEIDTGQMIFQDHEPIYPSDTAGTVHDRLMERGANLVVKTVKAIEAGDYPRIPQPAADTLKPAPKLSRETTEINWNQSVHAIRNFVRGLSPYPAAWTLINGKVFKLYEVSVANESPFAADPGQAYSDNKKTILVRTADGWLQIDSLQAEGKRRMTAEEFLRGNKL, encoded by the coding sequence ATGTCGACACCCCTTCGCATCATATTCATGGGCACACCCGATTTTGCCGTTGCCAGCTTACAAAGACTGCTCGGAGCGGGTTACCAGGTTGTTGCCATTGTTACGGCTCCCGACCGCCCATCGGGCCGTGGTTTGCAACTAACTCCCTCTCCGGTTAAGAAAGCCGCCGAGGCCGCCAATTTACCAGTCCTGCAACCCGAAAAACTCCGCGACCCCGCCTTCCTGGAACAACTCGCCAGTTATCAGGCCGATTTGCAGGTAGTAGTCGCCTTTCGAATGCTTCCCGAAGTGGTCTGGGCGATGCCTACTATAGGAACGTTTAACCTGCATGGCTCATTGTTGCCGCAATACCGGGGAGCAGCCCCCATCAACTGGGCCGTCATCAATGGCGAAACCGAAACGGGCGTTACAACTTTCTTCATCGAAAAAGAAATTGATACGGGGCAAATGATTTTTCAGGACCACGAACCCATCTACCCCAGCGACACGGCGGGAACCGTACATGACCGACTGATGGAACGAGGAGCTAATCTGGTGGTAAAAACGGTGAAAGCTATTGAAGCTGGAGACTATCCGCGGATTCCCCAACCCGCAGCCGATACCCTGAAACCGGCTCCTAAACTCAGCCGCGAAACCACCGAGATCAACTGGAATCAATCGGTTCACGCGATTCGAAATTTCGTACGGGGCTTATCGCCCTACCCGGCTGCCTGGACACTGATCAATGGTAAAGTATTTAAACTGTATGAGGTTTCGGTTGCCAATGAATCTCCATTTGCTGCTGACCCAGGTCAGGCGTATTCCGACAATAAAAAAACGATTTTGGTACGAACTGCCGATGGCTGGCTGCAAATTGACTCGCTCCAGGCCGAAGGCAAACGACGCATGACTGCCGAGGAGTTTTTACGGGGGAATAAGCTTTAA
- a CDS encoding HIT family protein, which produces MASIFSRIVAGEIPAHKIAETDEYLAFLDVMPTAMGHTLVIPKKEVDYLFDLDDTLYMGLMAFAKKVAPAIEKAIPCKRIGVAVVGLEVPHAHVHLIPLNSMADMNFHNKLKPTQEELAATAEKIRAFL; this is translated from the coding sequence ATGGCTTCTATCTTCTCCCGAATTGTGGCTGGTGAGATTCCGGCGCATAAAATTGCTGAAACCGACGAGTATCTGGCTTTTCTGGATGTCATGCCTACGGCTATGGGGCATACGCTCGTGATTCCGAAAAAAGAAGTTGATTATCTGTTCGATCTGGACGATACATTGTATATGGGGTTGATGGCTTTTGCCAAAAAGGTTGCTCCAGCAATTGAGAAAGCGATTCCCTGTAAGCGCATTGGCGTAGCTGTGGTCGGTCTGGAAGTGCCGCACGCTCACGTCCATTTGATTCCGCTCAACTCGATGGCCGACATGAATTTTCACAATAAACTGAAGCCGACTCAGGAAGAGCTGGCCGCTACAGCTGAGAAAATTCGGGCATTTCTGTAA